A single Suricata suricatta isolate VVHF042 chromosome 2, meerkat_22Aug2017_6uvM2_HiC, whole genome shotgun sequence DNA region contains:
- the FAM204A gene encoding protein FAM204A isoform X2: MWSGLLPPGLNESDIESNSEDEAPLENSGPNLQEDEEDGVITKTEISDFPTDGPKPDAEANVNAYEECPSGIPLNMWNKFQELHKKNSEQKISTSRFRRRKRKRSRKGKLKNEEESQRAQTSSEAQWKELTQYFGINERFDPPVKKKKIEKSGLEKRIDQAVEEWDIEKAEGLSNQLATRELGVKIAKAVACHNFVKAKKDAENSQVARKKKKLAWGFEAKKRWETKSNMGYM; this comes from the exons ATGTGGAGTGGGCTGCTACCTCCTGGCCTAAATGAAAGTGATATTGAGTCGAATTCTGAAGATGAAGCCCCATTAGAGAACTCTGGACCTAACTTacaggaagatgaagaagatggGGTCATTACAAAAACAGAGATCTCAGATTTTCCCACAGATGGTCCAAAACCCGACGCTGAGGCCAATGTCAATGCCTATGAAGAGTGCCCTTCTGGAATTCCCTTAAACATGTGGAAT aAATTTCAAGAATtgcataaaaaaaattctgaacagAAAATCTCAACGTCAAGAttcagaaggaggaaaagaaaacgcTCCAGgaaag GTAAATTGAAGAATGAAGAAGAGTCTCAAAG GGCCCAGACCTCAAGTGAAGCCCAGTGGAAGGAGCTTACTCAGTATTTTGGAATCAATGAGAGGTTTGACCctcctgttaaaaagaaaaaaattgagaag TCGGGCCTTGAGAAGAGAATCGACCAGGCTGTGGAGGAGTGGGACATTGAGAAGGCCGAGGGGCTCAGCAACCAGCTGGCCACGCGGGAG CTTGGTGTGAAAATTGCCAAAGCGGTTGCCTGCCACAACTTTGTAAAAGCCAAAAAGGATGCCGAAAACTCACAGGTTGCtcgaaaaaagaagaaacttgcaTGGGG GTTCGAAGCAAAGAAGAGATGGGAGACCAAGAGCAACATGGGGTATATGTAG
- the FAM204A gene encoding protein FAM204A isoform X1 — protein MPEPMRRRGVGGVLRWLPGGRLLTEEKMWSGLLPPGLNESDIESNSEDEAPLENSGPNLQEDEEDGVITKTEISDFPTDGPKPDAEANVNAYEECPSGIPLNMWNKFQELHKKNSEQKISTSRFRRRKRKRSRKGKLKNEEESQRAQTSSEAQWKELTQYFGINERFDPPVKKKKIEKSGLEKRIDQAVEEWDIEKAEGLSNQLATRELGVKIAKAVACHNFVKAKKDAENSQVARKKKKLAWGFEAKKRWETKSNMGYM, from the exons ATGCCGGAGCCAATGAGAAGGCGCGGTGTTGGCGGGGTCTTAAGATGGCTGCCGGGCGGCCGGCTCCTGACCG AAGAAAAGATGTGGAGTGGGCTGCTACCTCCTGGCCTAAATGAAAGTGATATTGAGTCGAATTCTGAAGATGAAGCCCCATTAGAGAACTCTGGACCTAACTTacaggaagatgaagaagatggGGTCATTACAAAAACAGAGATCTCAGATTTTCCCACAGATGGTCCAAAACCCGACGCTGAGGCCAATGTCAATGCCTATGAAGAGTGCCCTTCTGGAATTCCCTTAAACATGTGGAAT aAATTTCAAGAATtgcataaaaaaaattctgaacagAAAATCTCAACGTCAAGAttcagaaggaggaaaagaaaacgcTCCAGgaaag GTAAATTGAAGAATGAAGAAGAGTCTCAAAG GGCCCAGACCTCAAGTGAAGCCCAGTGGAAGGAGCTTACTCAGTATTTTGGAATCAATGAGAGGTTTGACCctcctgttaaaaagaaaaaaattgagaag TCGGGCCTTGAGAAGAGAATCGACCAGGCTGTGGAGGAGTGGGACATTGAGAAGGCCGAGGGGCTCAGCAACCAGCTGGCCACGCGGGAG CTTGGTGTGAAAATTGCCAAAGCGGTTGCCTGCCACAACTTTGTAAAAGCCAAAAAGGATGCCGAAAACTCACAGGTTGCtcgaaaaaagaagaaacttgcaTGGGG GTTCGAAGCAAAGAAGAGATGGGAGACCAAGAGCAACATGGGGTATATGTAG